The Gadus morhua chromosome 18, gadMor3.0, whole genome shotgun sequence DNA segment AGAAATACTTCAACAACTAAATATAAGTAGAATAGTTGGATGGATTAAGTGTAACCACGCAGAGAAGGCTCCTCAGCCCGCCCCTCCCTGTGTCTGACCTTTCCAATAAGGATACCTGAGATCTCTCACCTATAGAGAACATCTTCTAGTCAGCAGAAGGGCCAGAACCATAAATCGCCATTTCGTTGTTGACAgcgcatagaaacacacacagaaacacacacacacacaaacacacacacacacacacacacaaaaaccaacccacacacagactagAGAAGGAAGGGGCTGTTTATGTTAAGATGCTGTACTAGGATGTGTAACATCAGGCGAGTGCTTCTGTATCGCCTCTCACGGTTGTGAAATCTCCTCATGAGGCCAGCTGACATGATGTGACACAGGGTGAAATACGGTATCCATTTTAAGACTTGAAAGGACCTTGAGGGTTGTCACGGGTGCCAGGGACAGGTGTGGGGGTCGGGTGGAAGGGTGTGTAGACAGGGGGCGAGGTTGCTGTAATCCCAAACCAACGCCTTAAATGTCGCAAGAGGCTTGTCTCACATGCCGAGACCATTTTAACACCTCAGGGAGACAACTGCACCCCCAGCTGCCAAGAGTCAGCAGGCGACCAGTGGGGGCTCTGGTTTCACTAGCTGAATGATCACACACAGCCTTAACCTTCACGCTCTTATTCTGGCACAGCAACACTAATGTTGTGATTAGATTTTCAACTAGGGTACGAGATTAGATCAACAACTTCTGTTCTGGGACTTTTGATTGATTTTACACCTCAAGGCTCACAAAATGGAGTCTGTTAAGGCTTAATAATGCTGCTATCGCTGATTAATCCTGATTTAGCTCATATTTGCTCATTAAGCTCATTGAGTTTTGATAACAGGGATTATCATACGGGCCTCTCCTGGCTCCCAGAGATGCTATAACTCAGACATTAGCCACACGACTTCCTGGTTATTGACCAATCACTACGCTATTTTTCAGGCATTCACAATCATCGACCAGAACAGAGATGGTATCATCTCCAAGGATGATCTGCGCGACGTCTTGGCCACCATGGGCCAGCTGAACGTGAAGAATGAGGAGCTTGAGGCCATGGTGAAGGAGGCCAGCGGCCCCATCAACTTCACCGTCTTCCTCACCATGTTCGGAGAGAAGCTGAAGggtgagatacacacacagacacacactcacacatttatATGATTGAtttatgctcacacacactaatacacacatatatacatacacatacacacacatacacacaaacacacacacacacacacaaatatacaaacacacacacatatatatgtatatacatatatatatattgatgtatacacatgcacacacacacatttacagacaCAATCATACATGAGTAATACGATATCCAGTTGGTTATATTATGGTTATAATCAGGTAGCAATGTTGTTATGAGGTGGTCGCCTGGTGCTTATATGTTGGTTATTGTGATGAATAACAGTGATGTCATATCTGATCTCCAGGTGCGGATCCCGAGGACGTCATCGTGAGCGCCTTCAAGGTCCTCGACCCAGAGGTCACCGGAAGCATCAAGAAGGAGATGTAAGTTCGGCTCCTCCGCACTAGCTCACTATCGCAACCACAGGGAAAAACTGATCATGTCCCTACGAGCTACATAAtgctgaccctctctctctcgctctcgctctctctctctctctctctctctctccctctcaggatCGAGGAGCTGCTGACCACCCAGTGTGACAGGTTTACCGCTGAGGAGGtgagcacgcgcacacgcacacacaaaacccaatGCCTTCCCTACAAACACGTTCCAAGTGAGTGTGATCTTGGATCTGAccgtgtttctctctctccagatgacCAACCTTTGGGCCGCCTTCCCCCCAGATGTGGCCGGCAACGTCGACTACAAGAACATCTGCTACGTCATCACCCACGGAGAGgacaaggaagaggaggaatagAGACCCTATCTTCTCTCTCTGACGTCCCCCCACCTTCTCCCCATGCTCCCTCAacatcctttctctctctctctctctttctctctctctctctctctctctctgcgaaCCCTCGCTTGCCCAAAACCATCCACGAACcgctctcaacccccccccctcccccggcacACTCTCCTCTCGCCCGCTCGCTTTTAAAGACTTGTCTCGCGCGGAGAGCTGCTGCCAGGGGGCGTGGGCTGGAGTGGTGGTGGGCGGGCTCCACGGGGCTCCACGGGATTATTTTCAATTAAATAATCTTGTGATAAAGAAACaaactcctctctctcgctctctatctcccatCTACCGCCGGGGGGAAAGTCAGCGGCTAGCGCACGCTTCCTACCCTATCTCACACGCCCCCCAGTGAGCGCACGTGAGCGGTCTTTTGGGTGCCCTGGTGCAGACACACGCCCTCTTGAAACAAGTCGGTGACATGAGCACCTAGCTCGCCCAAGCGACGCGCGGCGGTTCCTCCCTGTGTCCGACCGGAGAACGGGTTGGCAGAAAGGAGTACCATACTAAAATAGATGGctcgctcctctctcccagACTCCACTCTCTTCCACGCCAGGATAAGAAGCAGGGGGGATGAAGGACAACACATGATCGTTATTGTTATGACCATTGTTGGAGtgaagaggaagagatggagagtgacaAAGAAGAGACAGAAGAACACcgcacccctcctccctcttccctcctgtCGTACTGTGTCTGTTTCTTAATGTAACCAAGAAGGAACTAATAAAAATCACTATCTTTCCTAATCCGCTTTGTCTGCCAGTCTATATCACCAAAACAAACTCAAATGTTTAGCTTCATGTGTTTCAATGACCACTAAATTACATATTTGAAATTTAACAATTAattttgatcaatattgatTCTTTAGGCCTTTAATTTCCCTTGAAATACCTTAATGGTATCGATGGTATAGAATTGTGTATTGTAGTTTAGCATAAAACGATATCActtataatagtataatatattattatacaatataaTAGGCTATGTATTATGGGTGCGTCTATATATAACAGAGAGTAAAACAGAGACTGATGGTGACATTTTTAAACAGAGACACAAATATGAGATTCAAGGAAAATACAAACTCACAGGCGTGCGACATTATAGTGCAGAAAATAGGTTTCACTAGTATAGCATACAATAGCATCAACCATAGACTGTAAAACATGATATGACTGTaactaaatataataataaaataaaaatgggtTTAAATCAGACACTAGATTTAAACCATAGATTATATAAAATAGGCTCATACCAATTTGTAAAACAAAACAGGTTTGGTTTCACCCAACTTGGGGGTTTCTCATCAACCGAGAGTTTTCAATGCCAGCGACTTCGGTCACACATGCGCAGTACGACATAGCACTTTACTTCCTGACGTCTCTGAGTGGGACTTCGGGTCAACAGTACCACTGTGTGGATGATTTCTCCCGTGTAGGAATCAAACATAGACCCGCTCCTGCCACACACCACGGACTATGTTCTCCTGCTAACCCGGGCCTTCCGTTGTGGAAGACCCGATGTCGCTGTCGCTCCGCGGTGCCTTCTGAATCGCTGACGGCCCGACGACCACCGTGGCCCGGCGTGTAGCCGTCATGTTCCCCGTCCGGACcagcctctttctcctcccGCTTCTGCTGCTCCTGTTGTCCGCGGTCAACGTGCACTCTTCCCAGGGCGACAAGGAGCCGGTGTACCGGGACTGTGTCAAGCAATGCGTCCGTACCAACTGCACCGGAGCTCGGCTGCGGGGCTTCGAGTCAAGGCAGCCGCCGTACATGGCGCTGACAGGTGGGCACCTGGGCTGTTGGTAGGAACATGTGGGGATAGTTTAACTGTGGTTGAGTCACTTTGTGTTTATCTGATTGTCCCACTGTATCTCCTTGCCAAGCTCATGTTTACGTATATTTGTTTAATACAATAGAAAGCTGatatagttgtgttttttggcGGTTtgattgagttttttttttaatgtgaaaCGTGTACTGGCCTACTTTTTATCTCTAATAGTAGCCTGTTAGTACGGCTGACCGGACCGGCAGGGGTTGGAAAGAtcctttttgttgtttgttgcgGTCTCATTGTTACACCATTGTTGTCTCATCCAGTTTCATTCTGTTTCACTAACAGAGAGCTAGTATAGAGGTTTAAAGAGGTAGGGAGAGGTTGAAATTCATATATTCTGTAATAACAGTTTTATTGAAAACATGTACTAGAAATGTAATGGATTAACCTGCTGACAattgtttatttaaatgtttttccaAAATGTTTTTGAGTAAacgagcgagagatagagaacaATGGCGGGAGAATACCAAGAGTATGATTTTaactgtctttctctgtgtcagGATGGAGGTGTGGTGATGACTGTCGGTACCAGTGCATGTGGACGACCGTGGGTCTGTACCAGGCCGAGGGGTACCGGATCCCCCAGTTCCACGGAAAGGtgaatcacacacgcacacacacacacgctcaagtGTTACACCTGTAAAGCTATTGTattgtagtagtagcagtaggaGTGTGTTTCAGAGTTAGTATTGAAGCA contains these protein-coding regions:
- the mylpfb gene encoding myosin regulatory light chain 2, skeletal muscle, whose translation is MAPKKAKRRQQQGEGGGSSNVFSMFEQSQIQEYKEAFTIIDQNRDGIISKDDLRDVLATMGQLNVKNEELEAMVKEASGPINFTVFLTMFGEKLKGADPEDVIVSAFKVLDPEVTGSIKKEMIEELLTTQCDRFTAEEMTNLWAAFPPDVAGNVDYKNICYVITHGEDKEEEE